From Candidatus Woesearchaeota archaeon, one genomic window encodes:
- a CDS encoding DNA polymerase II large subunit, with the protein MNKESESKEMQEYFEAIEAQLSAAYKVANEARKKGYDPEEKVDIPLAHDMAERVEGLISAVTTKLLGSGMIKRIRELEKEYGALAWEVALKIAEEVAQEKFCKFSDRKEAMETGIRVGFAYHTLGIVSAPLEGFVELKIKKRRDGKDYLALSYAGPVRGAGGTGASVSVVIADYVRKKMGYDVYDPDEQEINRTITELYDYHEFVTNLQYKPSKEEIAFLVKNLPVEVDGDPTEKIEVSNYKDMDRLSTNKIRSGVCLVVSMLALKAPKLWKKLQKFQKDFDIDWSFLETFLELQKKKKSGTEEKEKKLKVTPNYTYIADLVAGRPVLSYPSVAGGFRLRYGRSRTSGFSAAAIHPATMHILNKYIAVGTQLKIERPGKATAVTSCDAIDGPIVKLNNGNVIKINTEEEAKDNLGNIAEILFLGDILINHGDFSENGHVLVPAGYCEEWYVQELEKATVNLFGSLDIEKLSDLVEVPATILTKILKNPLEKISALDAINISKKLNIPLHPGFSYYWSTISTDQFILFLEWLKKANIVKEEKIIKIILPFKEDAKRILELVGAPHLAVSEEFVVIEKEEAESILASLNITSNEKIAELEEFTKNNKEKNPLEIINLVSEIKLRDKAGTFIGARMGRPEKAKMRKLTGSPQVLFPVGEEGGRLRSFQSAAEIGKVRADFPIYYCSHCNKETVLSVCETCDKKTKKRFFCRICGNIEEQVCKKHGPAATFKTQDININELFDAVLNNKLKTKTNPDLIKGVRGTSNKDHIPENILKGIIRAKHDVYVNKDGTIRYDMTELPITHFKPKEIKTSLQKLKELGYEKDIFGKELESVNQIIELRPQDIILPAGQEALDETADLVLMRMANFVDELLVVMYGQQPFYTFKTKEDLIGCIVIGLAPHISAGMIGRVIGFSETQGCYAHPLWHAALRRDCDGDECCIILLMDALLNFSRQFLPDKRGGRTMDSPLVLTTKLIPGEVDDMVHGMDVVRRYPLDLYDAASKYKYPWEVEIEKLGKRLGTAAQYEGLGFTHDVSSINSGVMCSAYKTLPSMEEKLKGQMDLAERIRAVNAVDVARLVIEKHLLRDIRGNLRKFSTQQFRCVKCNEKFRRPPLIGKCTKCGGKIIFTVSEGSVIKYLEPTLSLAEKYNLPAYLKQTLELTKRMIEGVFGKQKEKQAGLGKWFG; encoded by the coding sequence ATGAATAAAGAATCAGAAAGCAAAGAAATGCAGGAATATTTTGAAGCGATAGAGGCGCAATTGAGCGCAGCCTATAAGGTGGCCAATGAAGCGAGGAAAAAAGGATATGATCCTGAAGAAAAAGTTGACATTCCCCTGGCGCATGATATGGCTGAGCGCGTAGAAGGGCTGATATCTGCGGTTACGACGAAGCTTCTTGGCTCTGGAATGATAAAAAGGATACGTGAGCTGGAAAAAGAGTATGGCGCGCTTGCATGGGAAGTAGCATTAAAAATAGCAGAAGAAGTTGCGCAGGAAAAGTTCTGCAAATTTAGCGATAGGAAAGAGGCAATGGAGACTGGAATAAGGGTGGGATTTGCATACCATACCCTGGGCATAGTTTCTGCTCCTTTAGAAGGTTTTGTGGAATTAAAAATAAAGAAGAGAAGAGATGGCAAAGATTATCTCGCGCTAAGCTATGCAGGGCCAGTAAGAGGAGCAGGAGGGACAGGAGCATCAGTTTCCGTGGTGATAGCTGACTATGTAAGAAAAAAAATGGGATATGATGTTTACGATCCCGATGAACAAGAGATAAACAGAACCATAACAGAGCTCTACGATTACCATGAATTTGTAACGAATCTTCAATATAAGCCGAGCAAAGAAGAAATTGCCTTTTTGGTGAAAAATCTTCCGGTGGAAGTTGACGGTGATCCTACGGAAAAAATCGAAGTCAGCAACTACAAAGACATGGACAGACTATCGACAAACAAGATTCGCAGCGGTGTCTGCCTTGTTGTATCGATGTTAGCGTTAAAAGCGCCAAAACTGTGGAAGAAACTGCAAAAATTTCAAAAAGATTTTGACATAGACTGGTCGTTCTTGGAAACATTTTTAGAGCTGCAAAAGAAGAAAAAATCCGGAACAGAAGAAAAGGAGAAGAAATTAAAAGTTACTCCGAATTACACATACATCGCAGATCTAGTTGCCGGCAGGCCTGTTTTATCATACCCTTCAGTAGCAGGAGGATTTCGCCTGCGTTATGGGCGTTCAAGAACATCAGGGTTCAGCGCAGCGGCGATTCACCCTGCGACCATGCACATTCTGAATAAATATATTGCCGTGGGCACGCAACTAAAAATAGAGCGGCCAGGAAAAGCGACTGCAGTAACGAGCTGCGATGCAATAGACGGGCCGATAGTAAAATTAAACAACGGCAATGTCATAAAAATAAATACTGAAGAGGAAGCAAAAGACAATTTGGGGAATATAGCCGAGATACTTTTTTTAGGGGACATTTTGATCAATCATGGAGATTTTTCTGAAAATGGCCATGTGCTTGTTCCTGCAGGATATTGCGAAGAATGGTATGTGCAAGAGCTTGAAAAAGCAACTGTAAATTTATTCGGATCGTTGGATATTGAAAAATTATCTGATCTTGTAGAAGTGCCCGCAACAATATTGACTAAAATATTAAAAAATCCATTGGAAAAGATTTCGGCGCTAGATGCAATAAACATATCAAAAAAATTAAACATTCCGCTTCATCCAGGCTTCAGCTATTATTGGAGCACCATATCAACAGACCAATTTATTTTATTTTTGGAATGGCTCAAGAAAGCCAATATTGTCAAGGAAGAAAAAATAATAAAGATAATTCTGCCATTTAAGGAAGATGCAAAAAGAATCCTCGAGCTAGTTGGCGCACCGCATCTCGCAGTTAGTGAAGAATTTGTTGTTATTGAAAAAGAAGAAGCAGAGTCCATTTTAGCCAGTTTAAATATAACCTCAAACGAGAAGATTGCAGAATTAGAGGAATTTACAAAAAACAACAAAGAAAAAAATCCTTTAGAAATAATAAACCTGGTATCTGAGATAAAGTTGAGAGATAAGGCAGGAACATTTATCGGTGCAAGAATGGGCAGGCCTGAAAAAGCAAAAATGAGGAAGCTTACTGGCAGCCCGCAAGTGTTATTTCCTGTAGGTGAAGAAGGAGGAAGGTTGCGCTCGTTCCAATCCGCGGCAGAAATCGGAAAGGTAAGGGCAGACTTTCCCATCTATTATTGCAGCCATTGCAACAAAGAGACAGTTTTGTCTGTTTGCGAGACATGCGATAAAAAAACAAAGAAAAGATTTTTTTGCAGAATATGCGGAAACATAGAAGAGCAGGTGTGCAAGAAACACGGGCCAGCAGCAACATTCAAAACGCAGGATATAAACATAAATGAGCTTTTTGATGCTGTTTTGAATAACAAACTAAAAACAAAGACAAATCCTGATCTGATCAAAGGCGTCAGGGGAACGTCTAATAAAGACCATATCCCCGAAAACATACTGAAAGGAATCATCAGGGCAAAGCACGATGTTTATGTAAACAAGGATGGCACAATAAGGTATGATATGACTGAGCTGCCAATAACGCACTTTAAGCCAAAAGAGATCAAAACATCGCTTCAGAAACTGAAAGAACTGGGTTATGAAAAAGATATTTTCGGAAAAGAATTGGAGTCAGTAAACCAAATAATCGAACTCAGGCCCCAGGACATTATCCTTCCTGCAGGCCAGGAAGCACTTGATGAGACTGCAGACCTTGTTTTGATGAGAATGGCGAATTTTGTTGATGAACTTTTAGTTGTGATGTATGGCCAGCAGCCTTTTTATACTTTTAAAACCAAGGAAGATTTAATTGGCTGCATCGTTATTGGGCTTGCGCCGCACATTTCGGCCGGGATGATTGGCCGCGTAATAGGATTTTCAGAAACTCAGGGATGCTATGCGCATCCGCTTTGGCATGCTGCGTTACGCCGCGACTGCGATGGCGACGAATGCTGCATAATACTGCTGATGGACGCATTGCTGAATTTTTCAAGACAGTTTTTGCCAGATAAGCGCGGCGGCAGGACGATGGACAGCCCGCTTGTTTTGACAACCAAGCTCATCCCCGGCGAAGTTGATGACATGGTCCACGGAATGGATGTTGTCCGGAGATATCCTCTGGATCTTTATGATGCGGCATCGAAATACAAATATCCCTGGGAAGTCGAAATAGAAAAATTAGGCAAGCGGCTTGGAACAGCAGCGCAGTATGAAGGCCTTGGCTTTACACACGATGTTTCGAGCATAAATTCAGGAGTGATGTGCTCGGCATATAAGACACTTCCTTCAATGGAGGAAAAGCTTAAGGGCCAAATGGATCTTGCTGAAAGAATAAGGGCAGTTAATGCTGTAGACGTTGCCCGGCTCGTAATAGAAAAACACTTGCTGAGGGACATAAGAGGCAACCTGAGAAAATTCTCAACACAGCAATTTAGATGCGTCAAATGCAATGAAAAATTCAGAAGGCCGCCATTAATAGGCAAGTGCACAAAATGCGGCGGCAAAATAATATTTACTGTATCGGAAGGGAGTGTTATAAAATATCTCGAGCCGACTCTTTCGTTGGCTGAAAAATATAATCTTCCAGCATATCTGAAACAGACATTAGAGCTCACAAAAAGAATGATTGAAGGAGTGTTTGGAAAGCAGAAAGAGAAGCAGGCAGGATTAGGGAAATGGTTTGGCTAA
- a CDS encoding DNA-directed DNA polymerase II small subunit: MDDETENKKRIVRFFYDKGILLNPDIFAAIKDIDLNKFHENLKNKDFFEEILILNRDITQILDKNKNIELNWKEFEKAATKFEKNENSKVYGQFLEFLSKEKKEEKILPPDNGVKVIFSYVDDPKQREAQDFVSFFTVRHRALEKMLRNRQEIKNLTSISKIVSKKDRSEISLIGIVKEIAETKNKNLMMVVEDPTGEIKVLVNKSKPELYAEALNIVMDEVIGIVGVNGDNIVFADNIIWPEVPLTRELKKSPDEAYAIFLSDLHVGSKQFLPEEFNKFLKWINGGLGDEAQQDIAGKIKYLFIVGDLVDGVGVYPEQDSELDIKDIYEQYNKCAELLQQIPKNIQIIICPGNHDAMRIAEPQPQLYKDFAGAIWQLPNVTMVSNPAVVRIHETKDFSGFDVLLYHGYSFDYYVAHVDSIRRNGGYDRADLIMSFLLRRRHLAPTHTSTLYIPDTNKDYLVIDMIPDFFATGHIHKTCVAAYKNITMICGSCWQSKTTFQEKVGHHPEPARVPIVNLQTRKIKILRFG, encoded by the coding sequence ATGGATGACGAAACAGAAAATAAAAAGAGAATTGTAAGATTTTTTTATGATAAAGGCATCCTGTTAAACCCAGACATATTTGCGGCAATCAAGGATATTGATCTGAACAAGTTTCATGAAAACCTAAAAAATAAAGACTTTTTTGAAGAAATCCTTATTCTAAACAGAGACATAACGCAAATACTGGATAAGAACAAGAACATAGAGCTTAATTGGAAGGAATTTGAAAAAGCCGCCACCAAATTTGAAAAAAATGAAAATTCAAAAGTATATGGTCAATTTCTGGAGTTTTTATCAAAAGAAAAAAAAGAGGAAAAAATTCTGCCTCCGGATAATGGCGTTAAAGTGATTTTTTCTTATGTTGATGACCCGAAACAAAGAGAAGCGCAGGATTTTGTTTCGTTTTTTACTGTCAGGCACAGAGCGCTTGAAAAGATGCTTAGAAACAGGCAAGAGATTAAAAATCTCACATCCATCAGCAAAATAGTGTCAAAAAAGGACAGAAGCGAAATATCGCTTATCGGCATAGTCAAAGAAATAGCAGAAACAAAAAACAAAAATCTCATGATGGTTGTTGAAGATCCGACAGGCGAAATAAAAGTGCTGGTGAATAAAAGCAAGCCAGAACTATATGCGGAAGCGCTAAATATAGTTATGGACGAGGTTATCGGCATAGTTGGTGTTAATGGCGACAACATAGTGTTTGCAGACAACATCATTTGGCCCGAAGTTCCTCTGACAAGAGAACTTAAAAAATCTCCAGATGAAGCATATGCTATTTTTTTATCAGATTTGCATGTTGGCTCAAAACAATTCTTGCCAGAAGAATTCAACAAATTCCTAAAATGGATTAATGGCGGGCTTGGTGATGAAGCGCAGCAAGATATAGCTGGAAAAATAAAATACCTCTTTATTGTTGGCGACCTTGTTGATGGCGTAGGGGTTTACCCGGAGCAAGATTCTGAACTAGATATCAAAGACATTTATGAGCAGTATAATAAATGCGCAGAATTGCTTCAACAAATCCCAAAAAACATTCAAATCATCATATGCCCGGGGAATCACGATGCAATGCGCATTGCTGAACCTCAGCCGCAGCTTTATAAGGATTTCGCAGGAGCTATTTGGCAATTGCCCAATGTGACCATGGTATCAAACCCGGCAGTTGTAAGGATACACGAAACAAAGGACTTTTCAGGTTTTGATGTACTGCTTTATCACGGATATTCTTTTGACTATTATGTTGCCCACGTAGATTCAATAAGGAGAAACGGAGGCTATGACAGGGCAGACCTCATAATGTCCTTCCTGTTAAGAAGAAGGCATCTCGCACCAACACACACATCAACACTCTACATACCAGACACAAATAAAGATTACCTTGTGATAGATATGATACCTGATTTTTTTGCCACCGGCCACATTCATAAAACTTGCGTTGCAGCTTACAAAAATATAACTATGATTTGCGGCTCTTGCTGGCAGTCAAAAACAACATTTCAGGAAAAGGTGGGGCATCATCCAGAGCCGGCAAGGGTGCCAATAGTAAATTTACAAACAAGAAAAATCAAGATTTTGAGATTTGGTTAA
- a CDS encoding ORC1-type DNA replication protein, with product MAKNNNTNINLFFERFLKKESKIFTQKNFLQPAYAPDTVPHREEQIKQIAEILAPALKLEKPSNLFLYGKTGSGKTLSTIHTTNQLYSIASREKIPIIPIYINCKLKKVADTEYRLVAQLIRALGKEVPSTGLPTDEIYKIFFNIMEQKEQMLLLVLDEIDQLVKKAGDGILYNLTRMNTELNKSQISIIGISNDLLFTDNLDPRIKSSLSEEEIFFPSYNALQLQDILRERAKKAFKQGAIEAGVIEKCAAYAAGEHGDARRAVELLRVAGEIAERKDEASLKIEHIDEAQDKIDHDRIIDIVKTQPKQFQLSLYSIVSVCLNRKDLVFTGEVYDLYKKLCSRIGLRPLTQRRMSDIIAELDMLGVISTKVISKGRYGRTREISLSIPPTTQPKIKKILEEELELA from the coding sequence ATGGCAAAAAATAACAACACCAACATAAATCTTTTTTTTGAACGTTTTTTAAAAAAAGAATCTAAGATATTCACACAAAAAAACTTTCTGCAACCGGCGTATGCGCCAGACACGGTGCCCCACAGGGAAGAACAGATAAAACAAATAGCAGAAATTCTTGCTCCGGCGCTTAAATTAGAAAAACCATCAAATCTCTTTTTATATGGAAAAACCGGGAGCGGAAAAACACTTTCAACAATTCACACAACCAACCAATTATATTCTATAGCCAGCAGGGAAAAAATACCAATAATTCCCATCTATATAAATTGCAAACTAAAAAAAGTGGCTGATACGGAATACAGGCTTGTTGCCCAGCTGATCAGGGCGCTGGGCAAGGAAGTCCCATCTACGGGATTGCCGACAGACGAAATTTATAAAATATTTTTTAACATAATGGAGCAGAAAGAGCAGATGCTGTTGCTTGTTTTGGATGAAATAGACCAACTCGTCAAAAAAGCAGGAGATGGAATTTTATATAATCTAACCAGAATGAACACAGAACTTAACAAATCCCAAATTTCAATTATCGGCATATCTAATGATCTGCTTTTCACAGACAACCTTGATCCCAGAATCAAAAGCTCGTTAAGTGAAGAGGAAATTTTTTTTCCTTCTTACAATGCGCTGCAGTTGCAGGATATATTGAGGGAGAGGGCGAAAAAGGCATTTAAACAGGGAGCAATAGAAGCAGGAGTAATTGAAAAATGCGCTGCCTATGCGGCAGGAGAACACGGAGATGCAAGAAGAGCAGTAGAGTTATTGAGAGTTGCTGGCGAAATAGCTGAAAGAAAAGATGAAGCATCCTTAAAAATAGAGCACATCGATGAAGCGCAAGACAAGATAGACCATGACAGGATCATTGATATCGTGAAAACACAACCAAAACAATTTCAACTCTCATTATATTCGATAGTTTCTGTCTGCTTAAACAGGAAGGATCTGGTGTTTACAGGAGAAGTTTACGACCTTTACAAAAAATTGTGCTCGAGAATCGGCTTGAGGCCATTAACACAAAGAAGGATGTCAGACATAATAGCCGAGCTGGATATGCTTGGCGTTATAAGCACGAAAGTGATATCGAAGGGCCGATATGGAAGGACGAGGGAGATATCGCTCTCAATCCCGCCAACAACACAGCCAAAAATAAAGAAGATACTGGAGGAAGAGTTAGAATTAGCTTGA
- a CDS encoding helix-turn-helix domain-containing protein: MIVQKNFLNKLKDFGLNSYEAKLWTALLSRGVSTAGELSDIAGVPRSRSYDVLESLEKKGFIIMKVGKPIKYLAVKPEEVVERVKKRIREDAQKEEEIVDEIKKTNTLVELNLLHKQGIELVDPTDLSGSIRGRDNIYNHLDFMIKNAEKSVVIVTTADGLVRKAKELRKTLEKAKERGVKIKIASPSGKESQEVYKNLKGIAEFKHINDPQARFAIVDGKSLLFMLMDDKSIHPSYDVGVWVETPYFASAFESFFNNSWQKLDAAEKVLNK, from the coding sequence ATGATCGTACAAAAAAACTTTTTAAATAAATTAAAAGATTTTGGATTGAATAGTTATGAAGCCAAATTATGGACTGCGTTGCTTTCTCGCGGCGTTTCTACTGCTGGCGAACTGAGCGATATTGCAGGCGTTCCAAGAAGCAGAAGTTATGATGTTCTCGAAAGCTTGGAAAAGAAAGGGTTTATAATAATGAAGGTAGGCAAACCAATCAAATACCTTGCAGTAAAGCCTGAGGAAGTTGTTGAGCGTGTTAAAAAAAGAATAAGGGAAGATGCGCAGAAAGAAGAAGAAATTGTAGACGAAATCAAAAAAACAAATACGCTCGTTGAATTAAATTTATTGCACAAACAAGGCATTGAGCTTGTTGATCCTACTGATTTAAGCGGCAGCATAAGAGGCAGAGACAACATCTATAACCATCTTGATTTTATGATTAAAAATGCTGAAAAGTCCGTTGTGATAGTAACAACTGCAGACGGCCTTGTCAGAAAAGCAAAAGAGCTTAGGAAAACCTTGGAAAAGGCAAAAGAAAGAGGGGTGAAAATAAAGATTGCATCTCCTTCAGGAAAGGAATCGCAGGAAGTTTATAAAAATTTAAAAGGAATCGCAGAGTTTAAGCACATAAACGATCCGCAGGCAAGATTTGCAATTGTTGATGGTAAGAGTCTTTTATTCATGCTGATGGATGACAAAAGCATTCATCCGAGCTATGATGTTGGCGTTTGGGTCGAAACACCATATTTTGCGTCAGCATTTGAAAGTTTCTTCAACAACAGCTGGCAGAAACTGGATGCGGCTGAAAAGGTATTGAATAAGTAG
- a CDS encoding proteasome-activating nucleotidase yields MLDQKSNGETKKIDSIIYGYTTSTNAFEEENKLLKETVSKFKEELETFKKMPLLVAEVKDVVEKNAIIRLQNGNEFFVNISSECGTIFPGDSVLMEQKNLTILRKIPFSKVFNVEKFVIIEKPTVTWKDVGGLEAQAREIQEVIELPLKNPELFRKVGIQPPKGILFYGPPGTGKTLLAKAVASSTNSTFIEVVGSELVQKFIGEGAKLVKEIFQLAREKAPSVIFIDELDALAATRIDIGTSGEREVQRTFMQLLSEIDGFKPLGNVKIIGCTNRKDILDPAILRPGRLDRLIKIPIPNKDARKEILKIHTREMTLDKGIDVDLVVRDMDGFSGAEIKATCTEAGYFAIRDKRTKVFKEDFAKAIVKVKAEEELEGEDYMKMFG; encoded by the coding sequence ATGCTCGATCAAAAAAGCAATGGAGAGACCAAAAAGATAGACTCCATCATATACGGCTATACAACCAGCACAAATGCCTTTGAAGAAGAAAATAAATTATTAAAGGAAACAGTTTCCAAGTTCAAGGAAGAGCTCGAAACATTCAAGAAAATGCCGCTGTTGGTTGCTGAAGTGAAAGATGTGGTGGAAAAGAACGCAATAATAAGGCTGCAGAACGGCAACGAGTTCTTTGTCAACATTTCCAGCGAATGTGGAACAATTTTTCCAGGAGATTCAGTTCTTATGGAGCAGAAAAATCTTACAATATTGAGGAAAATTCCATTTTCAAAGGTTTTCAATGTTGAAAAGTTTGTAATAATCGAGAAGCCCACAGTAACTTGGAAAGATGTTGGCGGCTTAGAAGCTCAGGCAAGAGAGATACAGGAAGTTATTGAATTGCCGCTTAAAAATCCTGAATTATTCAGGAAAGTGGGCATACAGCCGCCCAAGGGGATATTGTTTTACGGCCCGCCTGGAACAGGCAAGACATTATTGGCAAAAGCAGTCGCATCTTCAACAAATTCAACTTTTATTGAAGTTGTTGGATCTGAATTAGTCCAGAAATTCATTGGAGAAGGAGCGAAATTAGTCAAGGAGATTTTTCAGCTGGCCAGGGAAAAAGCGCCCTCTGTGATTTTTATAGACGAGCTTGATGCGCTGGCTGCAACAAGGATTGATATCGGAACATCCGGCGAGAGAGAAGTGCAGAGGACATTCATGCAGCTTCTTTCTGAGATAGACGGCTTTAAGCCCTTGGGAAATGTCAAGATTATAGGGTGCACCAATAGGAAAGATATTTTGGATCCTGCAATTTTAAGGCCTGGAAGATTAGACAGGCTGATTAAGATTCCTATTCCGAACAAAGATGCAAGAAAAGAAATTCTAAAAATTCACACAAGAGAAATGACGCTTGACAAAGGAATAGATGTTGACTTGGTTGTTAGAGACATGGATGGATTTTCAGGAGCAGAGATAAAAGCAACATGCACGGAGGCGGGGTATTTTGCGATAAGGGACAAAAGAACAAAGGTTTTTAAAGAGGATTTTGCCAAAGCGATCGTAAAAGTGAAGGCAGAAGAGGAGTTAGAAGGCGAAGATTATATGAAGATGTTCGGGTAG